Proteins from one Malania oleifera isolate guangnan ecotype guangnan chromosome 4, ASM2987363v1, whole genome shotgun sequence genomic window:
- the LOC131154454 gene encoding uncharacterized protein LOC131154454 isoform X1 translates to MSNSGAAPTGCYKCGRPGHWSRDCPSSAPYSAGSPNPNSSSGLYSSKPSSVNAGGGGSKPAGKSSEKPKKVPRTRPKLTPQLLLSDDGLGYVLRHFPRAFKYRGLGHEVADLGNLISLYFEWHSHVLPYYSFDQFVRKVEQVGTTRHVKMCIRELRERVANGGDPTKLRETPVEHYDPNSEQGLSAPAEAMNSEEPSCVLGDLSSKDHDAVDLEDYMLQEIYKKDTEETSQAPKNSTVVASIVYEGNSGKGLPKSGGSPSILIQATDEQKARMEANKLKALERAKARGHSLQAA, encoded by the exons ATGTCGAATTCCGGTGCGGCTCCAACCGGCTGTTACAAGTGCGGCCGCCCAGGCCACTGGTCACGCGACTGCCCTTCTTCTGCACCGTACTCTGCCGGCAGCCCTAATCCTAACTCTAGTTCTGGTCTTTACTCTTCAAAGCCCTCTTCCGTCAACGCCGGCGGGGGTGGTTCAAAGCCGGCCGGCAAGTCCTCCGAGAAGCCCAAAAAGGTCCCCAGGACTAGACCAAAGCTGACGCCTCAGCTTCTTCTCTCTGACGACGGCCTCGGCTACGTTCTTCGTCACTTTCCCCGCGCTTTCAAGTATCGCGGCCTCGGGCACGAG GTTGCTGATTTGGGAAACCTAATTAGCTTATATTTTGAATGGCACTCTCATGTGCTTCCTTATTATTCATTTGATCAATTTGTACGCAAGGTGGAACAAGTTGGTACTACAAGACATGTGAAG ATGTGTATTAGAGAATTAAGAGAACGAGTTGCAAATGGAGGGGACCCAACAAAATTGCGTGAAACACCAGTTGAACACTATGACCCAAATTCTGAGCAAG GTCTCTCAGCTCCGGCAGAAGCCATGAACTCTGAGGAGCCAAGTTGTGTTCTGGGAGATCTATCTTCGAAGGATCATGATGCTGTTGATTTAGAAGACTATATGCTTCAGGAGATTTATAAGAAGGATACTGAA GAAACATCTCAGGCCCCGAAAAATAGCACGGTTGTTGCTAGTATAGTTTATGAGGGCAACTCAGGGAAAGGGTTGCCAAAAAGTGGAGGAAGCCCCTCTATTTTGATTCAGGCCACAGATGAACAAAAAGCTCGTATGGAAGCTAATAAACTAAAAGCACTAGAGAGAGCTAAAGCTCGGGGTCACTCATTGCAAGCAGCTTGA
- the LOC131154454 gene encoding uncharacterized protein LOC131154454 isoform X2 produces the protein MSNSGAAPTGCYKCGRPGHWSRDCPSSAPYSAGSPNPNSSSGLYSSKPSSVNAGGGGSKPAGKSSEKPKKVPRTRPKLTPQLLLSDDGLGYVLRHFPRAFKYRGLGHEVADLGNLISLYFEWHSHVLPYYSFDQFVRKVEQVGTTRHVKMCIRELRERVANGGDPTKLRETPVEHYDPNSEQGLSAPAEAMNSEEPSCVLGDLSSKDHDAVDLEDYMLQEIYKKDTEAQLDRHIEANEN, from the exons ATGTCGAATTCCGGTGCGGCTCCAACCGGCTGTTACAAGTGCGGCCGCCCAGGCCACTGGTCACGCGACTGCCCTTCTTCTGCACCGTACTCTGCCGGCAGCCCTAATCCTAACTCTAGTTCTGGTCTTTACTCTTCAAAGCCCTCTTCCGTCAACGCCGGCGGGGGTGGTTCAAAGCCGGCCGGCAAGTCCTCCGAGAAGCCCAAAAAGGTCCCCAGGACTAGACCAAAGCTGACGCCTCAGCTTCTTCTCTCTGACGACGGCCTCGGCTACGTTCTTCGTCACTTTCCCCGCGCTTTCAAGTATCGCGGCCTCGGGCACGAG GTTGCTGATTTGGGAAACCTAATTAGCTTATATTTTGAATGGCACTCTCATGTGCTTCCTTATTATTCATTTGATCAATTTGTACGCAAGGTGGAACAAGTTGGTACTACAAGACATGTGAAG ATGTGTATTAGAGAATTAAGAGAACGAGTTGCAAATGGAGGGGACCCAACAAAATTGCGTGAAACACCAGTTGAACACTATGACCCAAATTCTGAGCAAG GTCTCTCAGCTCCGGCAGAAGCCATGAACTCTGAGGAGCCAAGTTGTGTTCTGGGAGATCTATCTTCGAAGGATCATGATGCTGTTGATTTAGAAGACTATATGCTTCAGGAGATTTATAAGAAGGATACTGAA GCTCAACTTGACAGGCATATTGAAGCTAATGAAAACTAA